A genomic segment from Polyangium mundeleinium encodes:
- a CDS encoding tetratricopeptide repeat protein has product MRTNRPFLAALFAATLLAPAGSFADEASSKVLGRAAILTQKGDYAAAEKELDAVKSGPERAQALVEKARLALLQGRYADAVKTAKSAASLGKDAKIQAAPLIAEALASQGKVNEAIDAVKDVADEDTAHRARLVLGELLIRSGKRGAASVPLRRLVEAYNDDTINDRDAEGLSLVGRAAHLLRSAHDANQAYGEAEKAGAKTRVETLLWRAELFLDKYNPGEAGESVKAAQKLAPKDPRVHVAMARVKLENAMDFEAAESEIKQALEVNPNLTSAYVIRAGLALRTMDIAAADAAIKRGLEVDPTHLELLSMKAATRFLADDLAGYEATKKQVLSLCPEYSAFFQIVAEYAEWEHRYEDIVRMMDEATQVDAQDMKAFATLGLNKIRLGDDDGGLDALRKSWKKDRFNVRAYNTLNLFEKTIPGEYVATNGTRFRIRYHKEEKAVLERYVPRMLDEAWDSMVKRYGYTPKMPVSIELYADSEHFSIRTSGLPNVGIQGVCFGQSLAALSPGAGPFNWGNVLWHELGHVFAIQYSKSHVPRWFTEGLSEYETIIRRPEWQREEDPALFAALKGGRIPPLDGFNRAFTHVDSVEDVTMAYFAASQLVVFMADKYGFDKVAAMLPRWGKGERTPDVIKGALGVPHDEVDRQFREWLKKRLSRYEKQYVPDLHAPPLDEARKALRNDPKNAKKLVQLALALFADGQKPEALAVLDEALTLDPKQPDGNFVRLRLAMSEKKLDDAARIIDKMVANGHDGYVMRMKAADLAELRKDKARVKASFEAAFKFDPSQAEPLQGLYDLAKAQKDVAGQLDALRRLALLDQHDRRVWVRLLELLTERGLWEEAVKVGESAIYVDVSNAKVHRLYAKALARTGRQVSAIFELNSAILTKPEPPEMVEIYEDLAKGYDKLGKAEYAKQARDLAKLVAPKG; this is encoded by the coding sequence ATGCGCACGAACCGTCCTTTCCTCGCTGCCCTCTTCGCCGCCACCTTGCTCGCGCCCGCTGGATCCTTCGCGGACGAAGCGTCCAGCAAGGTCCTCGGACGCGCCGCGATCCTCACGCAGAAGGGCGATTACGCCGCTGCGGAGAAGGAGCTCGACGCCGTCAAGTCCGGGCCCGAGCGCGCCCAGGCCCTCGTCGAGAAGGCGCGCCTCGCGCTCCTGCAGGGCCGCTACGCCGACGCGGTGAAGACCGCGAAGAGCGCCGCGTCGCTCGGCAAGGACGCGAAGATCCAGGCCGCTCCCCTCATCGCCGAGGCGCTCGCATCACAGGGGAAGGTGAACGAAGCGATCGACGCCGTGAAGGACGTCGCGGACGAGGACACGGCGCACAGGGCGCGGCTCGTGCTCGGCGAGCTCTTGATCCGCAGCGGAAAACGCGGCGCGGCGAGCGTGCCGCTGCGCAGGCTCGTCGAGGCGTACAACGACGACACGATCAACGATCGTGACGCCGAGGGCCTCTCGCTCGTCGGCCGCGCGGCGCACCTCCTGCGCTCGGCGCACGACGCGAACCAGGCGTACGGCGAGGCCGAGAAGGCGGGCGCGAAGACGCGGGTCGAGACGTTGCTCTGGCGCGCCGAGCTCTTCCTCGACAAGTACAACCCCGGCGAAGCGGGCGAGTCCGTCAAGGCCGCGCAGAAGCTCGCGCCCAAGGATCCACGCGTCCACGTCGCCATGGCGCGCGTCAAGCTCGAGAACGCCATGGACTTCGAGGCGGCCGAGAGCGAGATCAAGCAGGCGCTCGAGGTGAACCCGAACCTCACCTCCGCGTACGTGATCCGCGCCGGCCTCGCGCTGCGCACGATGGACATCGCGGCGGCCGACGCGGCCATCAAGCGCGGGCTCGAGGTCGACCCGACGCACCTGGAGCTGCTCTCGATGAAGGCGGCGACGCGCTTCCTCGCCGACGATCTCGCGGGCTACGAGGCCACGAAGAAGCAGGTCCTCTCGCTCTGCCCCGAGTACTCCGCGTTCTTCCAGATCGTCGCGGAGTACGCCGAGTGGGAGCATCGGTACGAAGACATCGTCCGCATGATGGACGAGGCCACGCAGGTCGACGCGCAGGACATGAAGGCGTTCGCGACGCTCGGCCTGAACAAGATCCGCCTCGGCGACGACGACGGCGGCCTCGATGCGCTGCGCAAGTCGTGGAAGAAGGATCGGTTCAACGTCCGCGCCTACAACACGCTGAACCTCTTCGAGAAGACGATCCCCGGGGAGTACGTCGCGACGAACGGCACGCGCTTCCGCATTCGTTACCACAAGGAAGAGAAGGCCGTCCTCGAGCGGTACGTGCCGCGTATGCTCGACGAGGCGTGGGATTCGATGGTGAAGCGGTATGGCTACACCCCGAAGATGCCCGTCTCGATCGAGCTCTACGCCGATTCGGAGCATTTCAGCATCCGCACGAGCGGCCTGCCGAACGTCGGCATCCAGGGCGTCTGCTTCGGCCAGTCCCTCGCGGCGCTCTCGCCCGGGGCGGGCCCGTTCAACTGGGGCAACGTGCTCTGGCACGAGCTCGGGCACGTCTTCGCGATTCAGTATTCGAAGAGCCACGTCCCCCGCTGGTTCACCGAGGGGCTCAGCGAGTACGAGACCATCATTCGCCGGCCCGAATGGCAACGCGAGGAGGACCCCGCGCTCTTCGCCGCGCTGAAGGGCGGGCGCATCCCGCCGCTCGACGGCTTCAACCGCGCCTTCACGCACGTCGACTCCGTGGAGGACGTGACCATGGCCTATTTCGCGGCGAGCCAGCTCGTCGTGTTCATGGCCGACAAATACGGATTCGACAAGGTCGCGGCCATGCTGCCGCGCTGGGGCAAAGGCGAGCGCACGCCGGACGTCATCAAGGGCGCGCTCGGCGTGCCGCACGACGAGGTCGATCGGCAGTTCCGCGAATGGCTGAAGAAGCGCCTCTCGCGCTACGAAAAGCAATACGTGCCGGACCTGCACGCGCCTCCGCTCGACGAGGCGCGCAAGGCGCTGCGTAACGATCCGAAAAACGCGAAGAAGCTCGTGCAGCTCGCGCTCGCGCTTTTCGCGGACGGGCAGAAGCCGGAGGCGCTCGCGGTGCTCGACGAGGCGCTCACCCTCGATCCGAAGCAGCCCGACGGGAACTTCGTGCGCCTGCGCCTCGCCATGAGTGAAAAGAAGCTCGACGACGCGGCGCGGATCATCGACAAGATGGTGGCGAACGGCCACGACGGCTACGTCATGCGCATGAAGGCCGCCGACCTCGCGGAGCTGCGCAAGGACAAGGCGCGCGTGAAGGCCTCCTTCGAGGCCGCCTTCAAGTTCGACCCCTCGCAAGCCGAGCCGCTCCAGGGCCTCTACGACCTCGCGAAGGCGCAAAAGGACGTCGCCGGGCAGCTCGATGCATTGCGGCGGCTCGCGCTCCTCGATCAGCACGACCGGCGCGTCTGGGTGCGCCTCCTCGAGCTGCTCACCGAGCGCGGCCTATGGGAAGAGGCCGTCAAGGTGGGCGAGAGCGCAATCTACGTCGACGTCTCGAACGCCAAGGTCCACCGCCTCTACGCCAAGGCCCTCGCGCGCACGGGCCGGCAAGTCTCGGCCATCTTCGAGCTGAACAGCGCGATCCTCACGAAGCCCGAGCCCCCCGAGATGGTCGAGATCTACGAGGACCTCGCCAAGGGCTACGACAAACTCGGCAAAGCCGAATACGCCAAGCAGGCGCGGGACCTCGCGAAGCTCGTCGCGCCGAAGGGCTGA
- a CDS encoding DUF6896 domain-containing protein encodes MTELECQFLSAAVELVARQRELIPLVAQAIGIDPFEYWILGRRRDDPGLDGINRTADGEWAFHFHGLEFDIKNLRDGRRVRVDFGPRGRRAFTSFGVGEFIVSSRQPWQVFPELKEYLCGPHEWADSQRCGELADALREQGYFAFAEPRLMKLIATHIREVPGRGRVVDIPANEMPDEQSDLLLCDNLVLTEKPHVICEPKPVQQAGAADRPGSRPPR; translated from the coding sequence ATGACCGAACTTGAGTGCCAATTTTTGTCTGCGGCGGTCGAGTTGGTGGCTCGTCAGCGAGAACTGATCCCACTCGTTGCTCAGGCCATCGGCATCGATCCGTTCGAGTACTGGATCCTCGGCCGGCGCCGGGACGATCCGGGGCTCGATGGCATCAACAGGACGGCGGATGGCGAATGGGCGTTCCACTTCCACGGGCTCGAGTTCGACATCAAGAATCTCCGAGATGGTCGCCGTGTTCGGGTCGATTTTGGTCCGAGAGGCAGGCGCGCATTCACCTCATTTGGGGTTGGCGAGTTCATCGTTAGCAGCCGACAACCGTGGCAGGTCTTTCCTGAACTCAAGGAATACCTCTGTGGCCCACATGAATGGGCAGATTCCCAGCGCTGCGGTGAACTCGCGGATGCATTGCGCGAGCAGGGCTATTTCGCGTTCGCAGAACCGCGCCTGATGAAGCTGATCGCAACACATATACGTGAGGTTCCAGGCCGTGGACGAGTCGTCGACATCCCTGCGAACGAGATGCCGGATGAACAGAGCGACCTTCTCTTGTGCGATAATCTCGTGCTGACGGAGAAACCGCATGTCATATGCGAGCCGAAGCCGGTCCAACAAGCCGGTGCTGCTGACCGTCCGGGCAGCAGACCGCCGCGTTAG
- a CDS encoding serine/threonine-protein kinase, protein MSKQDASNIVSVGDVLAGKYRVERVLGMGGMGVVVAATHIDLREVRAVKLMRPEAASDQSVERFLREARAVVRLRSEHVAEVYDVGRLDSGAPYIVMEMLEGQDLAAMQKRRGAFPIEEAVLYVSQACHALAEAHAAGIVHRDLKPGNLFLTRRADGSPCIKVLDFGISKHTRPENDDPEMTGARDLMGSPLYMAPEQMRSASKVCTRADVWALGAILYKLLTGRAPFQAATVPEIFAAVLAKAVKLPSAIRPDVPRGLDNVVLRCLDKQPTRRYASATDLLAALRPFGPWNAMLQEDEDATRLFSPARRSSIPPGRLRLVTPRETLDSSPTIPTSPSKPPPEPPRMPSRPPLMRVEEQAPAAEMVEKDERSMGPWEGSQSKPASRPARLVLVAGLTALSALAGAGVAAIGVQWPGLMGMPQRTQETRALSVHVPFTTTREALPVPAVQPPASTAAVTPATNEMDIEITPAEAVAAEAVAPAASASAGAGRAPVRKVVAPTTTAASPAKPTPPVHRGYDPFTGRH, encoded by the coding sequence ATGTCGAAGCAGGATGCATCGAACATCGTTTCGGTGGGGGACGTCCTCGCCGGGAAGTACCGCGTGGAGAGGGTGCTCGGGATGGGCGGAATGGGCGTCGTCGTCGCCGCTACGCACATCGACCTGCGCGAGGTCCGCGCCGTGAAGCTCATGCGCCCCGAGGCGGCGAGCGACCAGTCCGTCGAGCGCTTCCTGCGCGAGGCGCGCGCCGTCGTTCGCCTGCGCAGCGAGCACGTCGCCGAGGTGTACGACGTCGGCCGCCTCGACTCCGGCGCGCCGTACATCGTGATGGAGATGCTCGAAGGACAGGACCTCGCCGCGATGCAAAAGCGCCGCGGCGCCTTCCCCATCGAGGAGGCTGTCCTGTACGTCTCGCAAGCCTGCCACGCGCTCGCCGAGGCCCACGCCGCCGGGATCGTCCACCGCGATTTGAAGCCCGGAAACCTCTTTCTCACGCGCCGCGCGGACGGATCCCCCTGCATCAAGGTTCTCGATTTCGGTATTTCCAAGCATACGAGGCCCGAGAACGACGACCCGGAGATGACCGGCGCGCGCGACCTCATGGGCTCCCCACTTTACATGGCGCCCGAGCAAATGCGCTCGGCAAGCAAGGTTTGCACGCGGGCCGATGTATGGGCCCTCGGCGCCATTCTCTACAAATTGCTCACGGGACGCGCGCCGTTCCAGGCAGCCACGGTCCCCGAGATCTTCGCCGCTGTCCTGGCCAAAGCCGTCAAGCTGCCCTCCGCGATCCGCCCCGACGTGCCGCGCGGCCTCGATAACGTCGTTTTGCGTTGCCTCGACAAACAGCCGACCCGCCGGTATGCCTCCGCGACGGATCTGCTCGCCGCGCTCCGGCCGTTCGGCCCCTGGAACGCGATGCTCCAGGAGGACGAGGATGCGACCCGTCTTTTTTCCCCCGCGCGTCGCAGCAGCATTCCGCCCGGCCGGCTCCGGCTGGTCACGCCGCGAGAAACGCTCGATTCGTCGCCCACGATCCCGACATCACCCTCGAAGCCCCCGCCGGAGCCACCGCGCATGCCGAGCCGTCCTCCGCTCATGCGGGTCGAGGAGCAGGCGCCCGCGGCCGAGATGGTCGAAAAAGACGAGCGAAGCATGGGTCCCTGGGAGGGGTCCCAATCCAAACCCGCCTCGCGGCCGGCGCGCCTCGTGCTCGTCGCGGGCCTGACGGCGCTCTCGGCGCTCGCCGGCGCGGGGGTCGCGGCGATCGGCGTGCAATGGCCCGGCCTCATGGGCATGCCGCAACGGACCCAGGAGACGCGGGCCCTCAGCGTGCACGTGCCCTTCACGACCACACGAGAAGCGCTCCCCGTGCCCGCGGTGCAGCCGCCCGCGTCCACCGCCGCGGTGACGCCCGCGACGAACGAAATGGATATCGAGATCACGCCTGCGGAGGCCGTCGCTGCGGAGGCCGTCGCCCCGGCCGCCTCCGCGTCCGCCGGCGCGGGCCGCGCCCCCGTGCGCAAGGTCGTCGCCCCGACGACCACGGCTGCGAGCCCTGCCAAACCCACGCCGCCGGTGCACAGAGGCTACGACCCCTTCACGGGGCGCCATTGA
- a CDS encoding ATP-grasp domain-containing protein, whose product MTMILFCSQPFRPREVDADFAEEHTAAKDAGFSTALIDHTKASEGDASGAVRHVPTQPVTAVYRGWMMRVQHYAAFHAALTARGVSLVNDPDAYRFCHHLPESYSALEGDTPRTTWLPVQGPVEFSQVFERLQLFGSGPVIVKDFVKSQKHDWNEACFIPNAEDRPAVERVVRRFMELQGEDLNEGLVFREYVPLRIVGRHPRSAMPLAAEVRTFWFDGELLLAHPYWGDLATPPAPPPSDWMHHVASRVRSRFFTMDVALREDGRWTVIELGDGQVAGLPALGLAKQLYEQLRGALGGRVSAPRA is encoded by the coding sequence ATGACCATGATCCTCTTTTGTAGTCAGCCGTTCCGTCCCCGCGAGGTCGATGCCGACTTTGCCGAGGAGCACACCGCGGCGAAGGACGCGGGCTTCTCCACGGCCCTCATCGACCATACCAAGGCGTCGGAAGGCGACGCTTCGGGGGCGGTACGTCATGTGCCCACACAGCCGGTGACGGCGGTCTATCGGGGCTGGATGATGCGTGTCCAGCATTATGCAGCGTTCCATGCGGCGCTCACCGCACGGGGAGTATCCCTGGTGAACGACCCGGACGCGTATCGGTTCTGCCACCACTTGCCAGAAAGCTACTCCGCGCTCGAGGGAGACACCCCGCGGACCACGTGGCTTCCGGTGCAAGGACCGGTCGAGTTCAGCCAAGTATTCGAGCGGCTGCAGCTTTTCGGCTCGGGTCCGGTCATCGTCAAGGACTTCGTGAAGTCCCAGAAGCACGACTGGAACGAGGCCTGCTTCATCCCGAACGCCGAGGACCGACCCGCCGTCGAGAGAGTCGTCCGGCGATTCATGGAGCTCCAGGGCGAAGACCTGAACGAGGGGCTCGTCTTCAGGGAGTACGTACCGCTCCGGATCGTCGGTCGTCATCCGCGGAGCGCGATGCCTCTGGCCGCCGAGGTGCGCACGTTCTGGTTCGATGGTGAACTGCTCCTGGCTCACCCCTACTGGGGCGACCTGGCGACGCCACCGGCGCCGCCGCCGAGCGACTGGATGCACCACGTGGCGAGCCGCGTCCGGAGTCGCTTCTTCACCATGGATGTCGCCCTCCGCGAGGATGGTCGCTGGACCGTCATCGAGCTCGGCGACGGGCAGGTCGCCGGCCTACCCGCTCTCGGTTTAGCAAAGCAGCTGTACGAACAACTTCGCGGGGCGCTGGGCGGCCGCGTCTCAGCGCCAAGAGCCTAA
- a CDS encoding RNA polymerase sigma factor: MATIPLHPPPANFTAAHALLGRLYLEHRAFLRRLLLGQAIPSGDVDDLVQDVFLTAWRRLECLVMPEQARPWLLVIGLNHARNHRKLARCEREVLVGLSEDLPEQEEAESVGLFVQAAYGMFRLKRFLLKIGPRIRAVVVPYLEGRSIREIAEALGIKTKTAYARLHLAREHLKTLALA, from the coding sequence ATGGCAACGATACCGCTCCATCCGCCGCCGGCAAACTTTACGGCGGCGCACGCCCTCCTCGGGCGTCTTTACCTCGAACACCGCGCTTTCCTGCGCCGCCTCCTTCTCGGCCAGGCCATCCCTTCCGGCGACGTCGACGACCTCGTGCAGGACGTCTTCCTGACGGCCTGGCGACGCCTTGAATGCCTCGTCATGCCGGAGCAGGCTCGTCCGTGGCTCCTCGTGATCGGGCTCAACCATGCGCGCAATCATCGAAAGCTTGCGCGTTGCGAACGGGAGGTCCTCGTGGGGCTTTCGGAGGACCTTCCCGAGCAGGAAGAAGCGGAGTCGGTGGGGTTGTTCGTGCAGGCGGCGTACGGGATGTTCCGGCTCAAGCGCTTCCTCTTGAAGATCGGGCCGCGCATCCGTGCCGTGGTCGTGCCTTACCTGGAGGGCCGTTCCATCCGGGAGATCGCCGAAGCGCTCGGCATCAAGACGAAGACCGCCTACGCCCGCCTGCACCTCGCCCGGGAGCACCTGAAGACGCTCGCGCTTGCGTGA
- a CDS encoding L-lactate dehydrogenase codes for MKVGIVGAGMVGSAAAYALAMQGIASEVVLVDRNADLALAQAEDISHAVPFVSATTVRAGSFRDLDETFVVILAAGVNQKPGETRLELLGRNAEVFREVVGEVLAVSPDAILLIATNPVDVMTHVATRLSGLPARRVIGSGTILDTARFRSLLGRHLGIAPQSVHAHVLGEHGDSEVLVWSNARAGSISLRSFADQVGKPLTDEVRAAIDDGVRNAAYKIIKGKGSTYYGIGAGLARIIRAIAFDQRDVLSVSIVTPEVVGITDVALSIPRVIGAAGVLSDLMPELDLAEASALVRSATILKESADSVPL; via the coding sequence ATGAAAGTGGGCATCGTCGGGGCGGGCATGGTCGGGAGCGCGGCTGCATATGCGCTCGCAATGCAGGGGATCGCGAGCGAGGTCGTGCTGGTCGACAGGAATGCGGACCTCGCCCTCGCCCAGGCCGAGGACATTTCGCACGCCGTGCCTTTTGTCTCCGCGACGACGGTTCGCGCCGGCTCCTTCCGTGATCTCGACGAGACCTTCGTGGTGATCCTGGCCGCCGGCGTCAACCAGAAGCCTGGCGAGACACGTCTCGAGCTTTTGGGTCGCAATGCGGAGGTCTTCCGTGAGGTCGTCGGCGAGGTGCTCGCCGTCTCGCCCGACGCCATTTTGCTGATCGCCACGAACCCTGTCGACGTCATGACCCACGTGGCCACGCGTCTCTCGGGTTTGCCGGCGCGGCGGGTGATTGGCTCGGGGACCATCCTCGACACGGCCCGGTTCCGCAGCCTGCTCGGCCGGCACCTCGGAATCGCGCCGCAATCGGTGCACGCTCATGTGCTGGGGGAGCATGGAGACAGCGAGGTGCTCGTGTGGTCGAATGCGCGCGCGGGCTCGATATCGCTGCGCTCGTTCGCGGATCAGGTCGGCAAGCCGCTCACCGACGAAGTTCGGGCCGCCATCGACGACGGGGTGCGGAACGCTGCCTACAAGATCATCAAAGGCAAGGGCTCGACGTATTACGGCATCGGCGCGGGGCTCGCGCGCATCATCAGAGCCATCGCCTTCGACCAGCGGGACGTTCTTTCGGTCTCGATCGTGACGCCGGAGGTCGTAGGCATCACGGATGTCGCGCTCTCGATCCCCCGGGTGATCGGCGCGGCGGGCGTGCTCTCGGACCTGATGCCCGAGCTCGACCTCGCGGAGGCATCTGCGCTCGTACGCAGCGCGACGATCTTGAAGGAGAGCGCGGACTCCGTGCCGCTTTGA
- a CDS encoding DUF1254 domain-containing protein encodes MATNADLNFDTAYEIGSEGYTYLYPLVLMDVTRRQMTNTKEIDLATWRAPANVFMNNPRFPGPADRTVVRPNFDTLYSSAWLDLVREPLVIKVPASGGRYYLLPMLDMWTDVFTCPGPRTTGTAAQQLVIVGPGWKGTINPALNLQRIDASTPYVWIIGRTQCNGESDYASVHEFQNGLQIIPLSAYEAGRPPPPPVGSDGDDISLEEPLVVVEKMTPETFFAYGADLMRRIPAHFNDYPILARLARAGFVAGQPFDLNAAPAVVQDAFKRAAPDALAQMKAKQVSLTPLTNGWVYPNEMMGTYGTSYLRRAIIALIGLGANLPEDAIYPTAYVDSTSTALDSAMPYTLRFEADKLPPVNAFWSVTLYDEQGYQVPNAIDRFSLGTRNNLAKGPDGSVTLYVQRSMDEADPRRSNWLPAPQQGAFNLTMRLYSPKRAAINADWHPPAVSRAT; translated from the coding sequence ATGGCGACGAACGCTGATTTGAACTTCGATACGGCCTACGAGATCGGCAGCGAGGGATATACCTATCTCTATCCCCTCGTGTTGATGGACGTGACGCGCCGGCAGATGACGAACACCAAGGAGATCGACCTCGCCACCTGGCGAGCCCCGGCCAACGTGTTCATGAACAACCCGCGCTTCCCGGGGCCGGCAGACCGCACCGTGGTGCGACCCAACTTCGACACGCTTTATTCGAGCGCGTGGCTCGATCTCGTGCGCGAGCCCCTGGTCATCAAGGTCCCCGCGTCCGGTGGACGCTACTACCTCTTGCCCATGCTCGACATGTGGACGGACGTCTTCACCTGCCCCGGCCCCCGCACGACGGGGACAGCGGCCCAGCAGCTCGTCATCGTCGGCCCGGGGTGGAAGGGGACGATCAACCCGGCCCTGAACCTGCAACGGATCGACGCGTCGACGCCGTATGTCTGGATCATCGGACGAACGCAGTGCAACGGTGAATCCGACTATGCCAGCGTGCACGAGTTCCAGAATGGCCTCCAGATCATCCCTCTCTCCGCCTACGAGGCCGGGCGGCCGCCGCCGCCGCCCGTCGGGTCGGACGGCGATGACATCAGCCTCGAAGAGCCGTTGGTGGTCGTGGAGAAGATGACGCCCGAGACGTTCTTCGCCTATGGCGCGGACCTGATGCGCCGGATTCCGGCGCACTTCAATGACTACCCCATCCTCGCGCGCTTGGCGCGGGCGGGCTTCGTGGCGGGCCAGCCGTTCGACCTGAACGCAGCCCCGGCGGTGGTGCAAGACGCCTTCAAGAGAGCGGCCCCCGACGCCCTCGCCCAGATGAAGGCGAAGCAGGTCTCCCTCACGCCGCTGACGAATGGCTGGGTATATCCGAACGAGATGATGGGGACCTACGGGACGAGCTACCTCCGCCGCGCGATCATTGCCCTCATCGGGCTGGGCGCCAATCTCCCGGAGGACGCAATCTACCCGACCGCCTACGTGGATTCCACGAGCACCGCGCTGGACAGCGCCATGCCTTACACGCTGCGCTTCGAGGCCGACAAACTGCCACCGGTGAACGCCTTCTGGTCCGTGACGTTGTACGACGAGCAGGGATACCAGGTCCCGAACGCCATCGACCGCTTCTCGCTGGGCACGCGAAACAACCTGGCCAAGGGCCCCGATGGCTCCGTGACGCTGTACGTCCAGCGCTCCATGGACGAGGCCGATCCGAGGCGGTCGAACTGGCTGCCGGCACCCCAGCAGGGCGCGTTCAACCTCACCATGCGGCTGTACTCGCCGAAGCGGGCGGCGATCAATGCAGATTGGCACCCACCCGCGGTCTCGCGAGCGACGTGA
- a CDS encoding GyrI-like domain-containing protein: MNKIDLKSELKDLYKPSAKEVVEVDVPAFNFLMVDGEGNPNTSKSYKEAVEALYSVSYTIKFALKKEKGLDYVVMPLEGLWWADDLTGFSRDEKESWKWTMMIMQPPEAAKQMVQSAIASVQDKKGLPGLKGIRFEQFGEGRCAQTLHVGPFSAEGPTIQRVHDYISSRSALRGKHHEIYLSDIRKAAPEKWKTIIRQPME; encoded by the coding sequence GTGAACAAGATTGATCTCAAGAGCGAGTTGAAAGACCTGTACAAGCCTTCCGCAAAGGAGGTGGTCGAAGTTGACGTTCCAGCGTTCAACTTTCTGATGGTCGATGGCGAAGGGAATCCCAACACATCCAAGAGTTACAAAGAGGCAGTAGAGGCTCTCTATTCGGTCTCATACACCATAAAGTTTGCACTAAAGAAGGAGAAGGGGCTCGACTACGTGGTCATGCCACTCGAAGGTCTGTGGTGGGCGGACGACTTGACTGGCTTCAGCCGCGATGAAAAGGAAAGCTGGAAATGGACAATGATGATCATGCAGCCGCCGGAAGCTGCAAAGCAGATGGTCCAGTCGGCGATTGCCAGCGTTCAAGACAAGAAGGGACTGCCCGGGCTCAAAGGCATTCGCTTTGAACAATTTGGAGAAGGTCGGTGTGCGCAAACGTTGCATGTAGGCCCGTTCTCGGCGGAAGGTCCGACAATCCAGCGGGTGCATGACTACATCTCAAGCCGTTCTGCCCTCAGGGGCAAGCACCATGAGATCTATCTGAGCGACATTCGAAAGGCGGCACCTGAAAAATGGAAGACAATCATCCGCCAGCCCATGGAATGA
- a CDS encoding lysine-2,3-aminomutase-like protein, translated as MRACETERAQEREGAHEDTRRTSRRVSELVEQGLVARGEMEALERVAERFSVAITPDLVDLVTPGDPNDPIAKQFLPSKRELRILPEERVDPIGDDPHTPVKGITHRYPDRLLLKPVHVCPAYCRFCFRREKVGPGSEVLSREELAAAIAYVRAHEEVWEVILSGGDPLILPPRKLAEITAALSAIPHVRVLRVHTRVPVMDPGRVDEAMIAALRVPDLTTYVVLHTNHPRELGPKAREACTRMVDAGIPMLSQTVLLRGVNADAETLKALFRELVVLRVKPYYLHHGDLAVGTGHFRTSIAEGQSILRELRQSLSGIAQPTYVLDIPGGYGKVPIGPGYLGPEGEDGRRTVEDPWGRRHVYPPGSEETGG; from the coding sequence GTGAGGGCATGCGAAACGGAACGCGCGCAAGAGCGCGAGGGCGCGCACGAGGACACGCGCCGGACGTCGCGACGCGTCAGCGAGCTCGTCGAACAGGGTCTCGTGGCACGCGGGGAGATGGAGGCGCTCGAACGGGTCGCGGAGCGCTTCAGCGTGGCCATCACGCCCGACCTCGTGGATCTCGTCACGCCGGGTGATCCGAACGACCCGATCGCGAAGCAGTTCCTGCCGAGCAAACGCGAGCTCAGGATCCTGCCGGAAGAACGCGTGGATCCGATCGGCGACGATCCGCACACGCCGGTCAAGGGCATCACGCACCGCTACCCCGATCGGCTCCTCTTGAAGCCGGTCCACGTCTGCCCTGCGTACTGCCGCTTCTGCTTCCGGCGCGAGAAGGTCGGGCCGGGCAGCGAGGTGCTGTCGCGCGAGGAGCTCGCGGCGGCGATCGCGTACGTGCGCGCGCACGAGGAGGTGTGGGAGGTGATCCTGAGCGGGGGCGATCCGCTGATCCTGCCGCCCCGCAAGCTCGCCGAGATCACCGCGGCGCTCTCCGCGATCCCGCACGTGCGGGTCTTGCGCGTGCACACGCGCGTGCCGGTGATGGATCCCGGGCGCGTCGACGAGGCGATGATCGCAGCGCTGCGCGTGCCGGACCTGACGACCTACGTCGTTTTGCACACCAACCATCCCCGCGAGCTTGGTCCGAAGGCGCGCGAGGCGTGCACGCGGATGGTGGACGCGGGGATCCCGATGCTGTCGCAGACGGTGCTCTTGCGCGGGGTGAACGCGGACGCCGAGACGCTGAAGGCGCTCTTCCGGGAGCTCGTCGTTTTACGCGTCAAACCCTATTACCTGCACCACGGGGATCTGGCGGTGGGGACGGGGCATTTCCGGACGAGCATTGCGGAGGGGCAATCGATCCTGCGCGAGCTCAGGCAGAGTTTATCGGGGATCGCGCAGCCGACGTACGTGCTGGATATCCCGGGCGGCTACGGGAAGGTGCCGATCGGGCCGGGATATCTCGGGCCGGAGGGGGAAGACGGGCGGCGGACCGTGGAGGATCCGTGGGGGCGGAGGCATGTGTATCCGCCGGGGAGCGAAGAGACGGGGGGCTGA